A window of Fictibacillus halophilus contains these coding sequences:
- a CDS encoding GNAT family N-acetyltransferase: protein MYIKEQYLYMNNQNVRAVVRNYEQKDFAELLTIQKESFPSPFPPELLWNEKQLHNHISLFSDGALCVEIDGVVAGSITSLLVHYDLKHPQHTWEDITSNGNITNHDQNGNTLYVVDICIRPTYRKLNLGKLLMQGLYETVVHLKLQRLLGGGRMPGFSKYSGVLSPQQYVDKVISGELYDPVISFLLRCGRTPLMLIPNYIEDEESSNHALLMEWRNPFL from the coding sequence ATGTACATAAAAGAACAATATCTTTACATGAACAATCAAAATGTAAGAGCTGTCGTTCGGAATTATGAACAAAAAGATTTTGCTGAACTCCTGACCATTCAAAAAGAAAGCTTCCCTTCTCCGTTTCCCCCAGAATTATTATGGAATGAAAAACAGTTACATAATCATATCTCCCTCTTTTCAGATGGAGCTCTATGTGTAGAGATTGATGGAGTTGTTGCTGGCTCCATAACAAGCTTGCTCGTTCATTATGATTTGAAACATCCGCAGCATACGTGGGAAGATATAACGAGTAATGGCAATATTACTAATCATGATCAAAATGGGAATACACTTTATGTTGTAGATATTTGTATACGGCCAACCTATCGAAAATTAAATTTAGGCAAGCTTCTTATGCAGGGTTTGTATGAAACGGTCGTTCACCTTAAATTGCAGCGATTGTTAGGTGGAGGAAGAATGCCGGGATTTTCTAAGTATTCAGGTGTTCTATCTCCTCAACAGTATGTTGATAAAGTGATAAGTGGAGAGTTATATGATCCGGTCATTTCGTTTCTATTGCGCTGTGGTAGAACTCCGCTGATGCTTATCCCGAATTATATAGAAGATGAAGAATCGTCTAACCATGCTTTACTGATGGAATGGAGGAATCCTTTTCTGTAA
- a CDS encoding argininosuccinate synthase, giving the protein MGKKVVLAYSGGLDTSVAIPWLADKGYEVIALCLDVGEGKDLPFIQSKALSIGASESIVLDVQKEYADEYALIALQSHALYEGKYPLISALSRPLIAKKLVETAKKYGATAVAHGCTGKGNDQVRFEVSVAALAPELEVLAPVREWSWSREEEIQYAKDHDIPVPIKKENPFSIDQNLWGRSNECGILEDPWAAPPEEAYEMTVALEDTPDEPQIVEIGFEQGVPVSLNGQHVSLDILINQLNEWGGAHGVGRIDHVENRLVGIKSREVYECPAATTLIKAHKELEDLTLVKEVAHFKPIIEKKMTELIYEGLWFSPLNASLKAFLDETQKHVTGTVRVKFFKGHAIVEGRKSPYSLYDEKLATYTSDDAFDHTAAKGFISLWGLPTKVSSMVQKNEVKV; this is encoded by the coding sequence ATGGGGAAAAAGGTAGTTTTAGCTTATTCTGGAGGATTAGATACGTCTGTTGCGATTCCGTGGCTAGCTGATAAAGGATACGAAGTTATTGCATTATGCTTGGATGTTGGTGAAGGGAAAGACCTTCCTTTTATACAATCAAAGGCGTTATCAATCGGAGCATCTGAATCGATCGTACTTGATGTTCAAAAGGAATACGCTGATGAATATGCATTAATCGCTTTACAATCACATGCATTGTATGAAGGGAAATATCCACTCATCTCTGCATTAAGCAGACCGTTAATCGCGAAAAAATTAGTTGAAACAGCGAAAAAATATGGAGCTACAGCAGTTGCTCATGGTTGCACAGGAAAAGGGAACGACCAAGTTCGTTTTGAAGTTTCTGTTGCTGCACTTGCTCCAGAGCTTGAGGTTCTTGCACCAGTTCGTGAGTGGAGCTGGTCGCGTGAAGAAGAGATTCAATATGCAAAAGATCATGATATTCCTGTGCCGATTAAAAAGGAAAATCCGTTCTCTATTGATCAAAATTTATGGGGAAGAAGCAATGAATGTGGTATCTTGGAAGATCCTTGGGCTGCACCACCAGAAGAAGCATATGAAATGACTGTTGCTCTTGAGGATACGCCTGATGAACCACAGATCGTAGAGATCGGGTTTGAACAAGGTGTTCCTGTATCACTAAACGGTCAGCATGTTTCTCTAGACATTCTGATTAATCAGTTGAACGAATGGGGAGGCGCGCATGGTGTCGGACGTATCGACCATGTTGAAAATAGATTAGTAGGAATTAAATCACGTGAAGTTTACGAGTGTCCAGCGGCAACAACGCTTATTAAAGCACACAAGGAACTTGAAGATCTAACATTGGTTAAAGAAGTCGCTCATTTTAAACCGATCATTGAAAAGAAGATGACTGAACTAATCTATGAAGGCTTATGGTTCTCACCGCTAAACGCGTCATTAAAAGCCTTTTTAGATGAAACGCAAAAACATGTAACAGGCACTGTACGTGTTAAATTCTTTAAAGGTCATGCGATCGTCGAAGGAAGAAAATCACCTTACTCCCTTTATGACGAAAAATTAGCAACATATACATCAGACGATGCTTTTGACCATACAGCTGCGAAAGGATTTATCTCTTTATGGGGACTTCCTACAAAAGTAAGCAGCATGGTTCAAAAAAATGAGGTGAAAGTGTGA
- a CDS encoding EcsC family protein, with amino-acid sequence MALTEREEQIWQEINAWEEDFFTYEPTDFGRTYEKWATRQMDLLPEEVQQTIGEYVDSALFHIHALIQNSQFQLDTKQRLLSEARVFRDDIFEIEDLKKCSIDQLSYMADQQIARNRLLSFSQGGLAGTGGLLFLGTDLPAMVAIGIRSVQSIAMHYGYDIQRPAEMMRSLKVYHAATMPKRFQQEKWDELMVEIREEEDPIFYAGKDVIADVSWMSHPIQQAVKMMAILLLRKKLTQGLPIFGMALGAIMNYQQSRKITEIAHKFYQKRYLYEKY; translated from the coding sequence ATGGCATTAACAGAGCGTGAAGAACAGATCTGGCAGGAAATTAATGCATGGGAAGAAGATTTTTTTACATATGAACCTACAGATTTTGGACGTACTTATGAAAAATGGGCAACAAGACAGATGGACCTTCTTCCAGAAGAGGTACAACAGACGATCGGAGAATATGTGGATTCTGCACTGTTTCATATTCATGCTCTTATTCAGAATTCACAATTCCAACTGGATACGAAGCAACGGCTGTTGTCTGAAGCAAGAGTATTTAGAGACGATATCTTTGAAATTGAAGATTTGAAAAAGTGTTCGATCGATCAATTATCTTATATGGCAGACCAGCAGATCGCAAGAAATAGACTCTTGTCATTTTCGCAAGGAGGACTCGCCGGAACAGGAGGACTGCTCTTTTTAGGAACGGACCTGCCTGCAATGGTTGCTATAGGAATCCGTTCTGTGCAATCTATTGCGATGCACTATGGATATGATATACAAAGACCTGCAGAAATGATGCGTTCGTTAAAAGTTTATCATGCAGCAACGATGCCAAAGCGTTTTCAGCAGGAAAAGTGGGACGAACTGATGGTTGAGATCAGAGAGGAAGAAGATCCGATTTTTTATGCAGGAAAAGATGTGATCGCAGATGTGTCCTGGATGTCTCATCCGATACAGCAAGCTGTGAAGATGATGGCGATTCTTCTTCTCAGAAAGAAACTAACTCAAGGATTGCCAATCTTCGGGATGGCACTGGGTGCTATCATGAACTATCAACAGTCGAGAAAGATTACAGAAATTGCACACAAGTTTTATCAAAAAAGATATCTTTACGAAAAATATTAA
- the argH gene encoding argininosuccinate lyase yields the protein MKKLWGGRFSKQPEEWVDEFGASISFDQQLASQDIKGSLAHAKMLFQCKIIDESAYEKIKNGLLSLQFEAEEGELTYSVKYEDIHLNLEKLLTDKIGPDGGKLHTARSRNDQVATDFHLYVKEETLLIIDHIEELQKSLLNLAEEHVETIIPGYTHLQRAQPVSFAHHLLAYFWMLDRDKGRLQDSLKRSDIMPLGAGALAGTTFDIDRNITMNELGFRNKYLNSLDAVSDRDFAIECCSNASMIMMHLSRFCEELILWSSEEFGFIEISDSFTTGSSMMPQKKNPDMAELIRGKSGRVYGSLISLLTLMKGLPLAYNKDMQEDKEPVFDTVKTVKGCLSIMTGMMNEVKIHVDKMNKAVHQDFSNATELADYLAKKGIPFREAHELVGQMVLHCIQKGCYLLDVTLDEYQEWCPLVENDLYEALSPKTAVERRNSEGGTGFEAVRQQIDAAQSKMAVSNN from the coding sequence GTGAAGAAGTTGTGGGGAGGACGTTTCTCAAAACAGCCTGAAGAATGGGTAGATGAGTTTGGAGCATCAATCTCCTTTGATCAGCAATTGGCCAGTCAAGATATTAAAGGAAGTCTGGCTCATGCTAAGATGCTTTTCCAATGTAAGATCATTGACGAGAGTGCTTATGAAAAGATTAAGAATGGTCTGCTTTCTCTTCAGTTTGAAGCGGAAGAAGGGGAACTTACGTATTCAGTTAAATACGAAGACATACATTTGAATCTTGAAAAATTATTAACAGACAAAATTGGGCCGGATGGCGGCAAATTACACACAGCTAGAAGCCGAAATGATCAAGTGGCTACTGATTTTCATCTTTATGTTAAAGAAGAAACGTTATTGATTATTGATCATATAGAAGAATTGCAAAAATCTCTGTTGAATCTTGCAGAAGAGCATGTAGAGACAATTATCCCTGGATATACACATCTTCAGCGTGCTCAGCCTGTCTCATTTGCTCATCATCTGTTAGCGTATTTTTGGATGCTTGATCGTGACAAAGGCAGACTTCAAGATAGTCTAAAGCGCAGTGATATAATGCCTCTTGGTGCTGGAGCTTTAGCGGGAACGACGTTTGATATCGACCGCAACATCACGATGAACGAACTAGGATTCAGAAATAAGTATCTCAATAGCCTAGATGCTGTAAGTGATCGAGATTTTGCAATTGAATGCTGCAGCAATGCATCTATGATTATGATGCATCTTTCTCGATTTTGTGAAGAACTGATACTTTGGTCTTCAGAAGAGTTCGGGTTCATAGAGATCAGTGATAGCTTCACTACAGGGAGCTCCATGATGCCGCAAAAAAAGAACCCTGATATGGCTGAATTGATTCGAGGAAAGAGTGGGAGAGTATATGGTTCTTTGATCTCCCTACTTACCTTAATGAAGGGATTGCCACTTGCATACAACAAAGATATGCAGGAAGACAAAGAACCTGTTTTTGATACGGTAAAAACAGTTAAAGGATGCTTAAGCATCATGACAGGCATGATGAATGAAGTAAAGATTCATGTGGATAAGATGAACAAAGCCGTTCATCAAGACTTTTCGAATGCTACAGAACTTGCAGATTACCTAGCAAAAAAAGGAATTCCATTTCGAGAAGCACATGAATTAGTAGGTCAGATGGTCCTTCACTGCATACAAAAAGGCTGCTACCTTCTTGATGTGACGCTGGATGAATATCAGGAATGGTGTCCGCTTGTTGAAAATGACCTGTACGAAGCACTATCTCCAAAAACAGCAGTAGAAAGACGGAATTCTGAGGGTGGAACTGGCTTTGAGGCCGTTCGTCAGCAGATTGATGCAGCACAATCAAAAATGGCCGTTTCCAATAATTAG
- a CDS encoding MogA/MoaB family molybdenum cofactor biosynthesis protein: protein MSVQEHKAQAPRFVRCMIVTVSDTRNEESDKSGKLIQTFLENNHHKISEYRIVKDDMKSIRDAAEFGIQNDDIDVVLFNGGTGIASRDVTIEALTPLFDKEISGFGELFRMLSYTDDIGSGAMLSRAVAGVKDRTAIFALPGSSGAVKLGMEKLIIPELSHVVQQLNK, encoded by the coding sequence ATGAGTGTTCAAGAACATAAGGCTCAAGCTCCACGATTTGTTAGATGCATGATCGTAACCGTTAGTGATACACGTAATGAAGAATCAGATAAAAGCGGTAAATTGATACAAACTTTTTTAGAAAACAATCATCATAAGATCTCTGAATACAGAATTGTAAAAGATGATATGAAATCAATACGAGATGCTGCAGAATTCGGCATACAGAACGACGATATTGATGTTGTCCTTTTTAACGGTGGGACAGGGATCGCTTCTAGGGATGTAACAATTGAAGCATTGACGCCTTTATTTGATAAAGAGATCTCTGGTTTTGGTGAGCTTTTTCGCATGTTAAGCTATACAGACGATATTGGTTCTGGTGCGATGCTAAGTAGAGCAGTAGCAGGAGTTAAGGATAGGACAGCGATATTTGCACTCCCTGGTTCGTCAGGAGCTGTAAAACTAGGCATGGAAAAATTAATCATACCCGAGCTGTCACATGTTGTTCAACAGCTGAATAAATAA
- a CDS encoding acetate kinase → MAKIIAINAGSSSLKFQLLQMPEEVVLTKGLVERIGLNDSVFTIEVDGEKVKEIKDIQDHSEAVSMLLDKLVKHNIISSLEEIEGIGHRVVHGGEKFNDSVLITDEILQEIEEISYLAPLHNPANVVGIKAFKNVLPNVPAVAVFDTAFHQSMPEKSFLYSLPYEYYEDYGIRKYGFHGTSHKYVSERAAELLGRPVEQLRLLSCHLGNGASIAAIEGGKSIDTSMGFTPLAGVTMGTRSGNIDPSLIPYIMQKTGQSAEEVINVLNNKSGMLGVSGFSSDLRDIESEAEKGNERAELALEVFASRIHKYIGSYAARMAGIDAIIFTAGIGENSTAVRERVLRGLEFMGVYWDPALNQVRGKEAFISYPHSPVKVIVIPTNEEVMIARDTMRYAM, encoded by the coding sequence TTGGCTAAAATTATTGCAATTAACGCCGGAAGCTCGTCCTTAAAATTTCAGTTGCTTCAAATGCCTGAAGAAGTAGTACTGACTAAAGGACTTGTAGAACGTATCGGATTAAATGATTCAGTTTTCACGATCGAAGTTGATGGTGAAAAAGTTAAAGAAATTAAAGATATTCAAGATCATTCAGAAGCAGTATCTATGCTTTTAGATAAATTAGTAAAACACAACATCATTTCTTCTCTAGAAGAGATCGAGGGAATCGGTCATCGTGTTGTGCATGGTGGAGAAAAGTTTAACGACTCTGTTTTGATTACAGATGAGATTCTACAAGAAATTGAAGAAATTTCTTATCTTGCTCCATTACACAACCCAGCAAATGTTGTTGGAATCAAAGCCTTCAAAAATGTACTGCCTAACGTACCAGCAGTTGCTGTTTTTGATACTGCTTTCCACCAATCCATGCCTGAAAAATCATTCTTATACAGCCTTCCATATGAGTATTATGAAGACTACGGTATTCGTAAATACGGATTCCATGGAACAAGTCATAAGTATGTTTCAGAGAGAGCTGCTGAGCTTCTTGGACGTCCGGTTGAACAACTTCGTCTTTTATCATGCCACTTAGGTAACGGTGCAAGCATTGCAGCGATCGAAGGCGGAAAATCAATAGATACTTCTATGGGCTTCACACCTTTAGCAGGTGTTACAATGGGAACGCGTTCTGGTAACATTGACCCGTCTCTAATTCCTTACATCATGCAAAAGACAGGTCAAAGTGCTGAAGAAGTAATCAATGTATTGAACAATAAGAGTGGAATGCTTGGTGTTTCTGGATTCTCTTCTGACCTTCGCGATATTGAGAGTGAAGCAGAAAAAGGGAATGAACGTGCTGAACTTGCTTTAGAAGTTTTTGCTAGCCGTATCCATAAATACATTGGATCTTATGCAGCAAGAATGGCTGGCATCGACGCGATCATCTTTACTGCAGGTATCGGTGAAAACAGTACGGCTGTTCGTGAGCGCGTACTTCGTGGGCTAGAGTTCATGGGCGTGTATTGGGACCCAGCTCTTAACCAAGTTCGTGGTAAAGAAGCATTCATCAGCTATCCTCACTCTCCTGTAAAAGTTATCGTAATCCCTACAAATGAAGAAGTGATGATCGCGCGTGATACAATGCGCTATGCTATGTAG
- a CDS encoding metal-dependent hydrolase: MKVTYHGHSVLEIQTEQHSIWIDPFINGNGQAKIDVKDVKADVILLTHGHNDHVGDTVEIAKANNSLVVAPFELAEYLQTLGVEAHPMHIGGSRTFDFGKVKFTQAFHGSSYSQEDGTVVYTGMPAGILFSQGGKTLYHAGDTALFSDMKLIGEFAKPDIAFLPIGDNFTMGPEDALIAAEWIGAEVTVPIHYNTFPVIEQDPETSFTSKLGNKGKVLNSGESISV, translated from the coding sequence ATGAAAGTGACATACCACGGACATTCTGTACTTGAAATTCAAACAGAGCAACATTCCATTTGGATTGACCCTTTTATTAACGGAAATGGACAAGCTAAGATCGATGTAAAGGACGTTAAAGCTGATGTAATTCTATTAACACACGGTCATAATGATCACGTAGGAGACACGGTTGAGATTGCAAAAGCAAATAACAGCTTGGTCGTAGCGCCATTTGAACTTGCAGAGTACTTACAAACACTCGGGGTAGAGGCACATCCTATGCATATAGGAGGGAGCCGCACATTTGATTTTGGAAAAGTAAAATTCACTCAAGCCTTTCATGGATCAAGTTATTCGCAAGAAGATGGTACTGTCGTATATACCGGAATGCCTGCAGGAATCTTATTCTCACAAGGTGGGAAAACACTATACCATGCAGGAGATACAGCTCTATTCTCAGATATGAAATTAATTGGAGAGTTTGCGAAACCAGATATTGCTTTCTTGCCTATTGGTGACAATTTTACAATGGGACCTGAGGATGCATTAATCGCAGCAGAGTGGATTGGTGCTGAGGTAACCGTTCCAATCCATTACAATACGTTTCCTGTGATTGAACAGGACCCAGAAACCTCGTTCACATCTAAACTAGGAAACAAAGGAAAAGTGCTTAATAGCGGCGAAAGTATAAGCGTATAA